GGAATATCTTCTGGATTACAATCTGTCTTTAAACGATGACTTGACCCCACACACAGCCTTATGCCTATTATACCAAACGGTGTAGAAATAGACAGCTTCTTAAAGTTACAGTTGGTAGAGTATGTTTTTAGTTAAATCTCtattaattaatttcttcaATTATATTGGTAAGTATCACTGACAGTATTTCCAACCAATTCAGAAGAAAAGCAGACTCTTACATATGCTCTTAAAACTTGCTGTGTTTTTAGCCTGATTTCTCCTAACAAAGTATCACACAAAACTTCATTTATCGCCTCATGTAAGTTATATTAAAATCTATGACTAATATGTCCATTTTTACTTCAGAAATTGATGGAGAAataacatcctcgatactcccgGGGTTATATCAATTACATCATATCCATCCCTAGGTTATCTCAATGAGGCAGTCCAAgagaaaacaagagatcccagagggatcttggcgcccaccaaagaatgatctatgtctgacaatggaaagagggatcttttctctgcttttcaaacttttttcaaacatactacatataaaatttgagacagatcacttcagtacttttttaGAAAAAGTGTTTACAAATTCCAACTATCATAATACAAGATGGCCATCTTCTTCACTGAtgtgtcccaaaatgcattatgcacagctagggccctaggggaacctgcacatgaaatttgagacagatcccttcagtgctttcgaAGACATaactgtaacaaacttcaataataatcaaagtactgaaagtactaaatggctcggtctcaatgattggaggatatatttctaaagtcaacattttttggacaataagaaataaagtttgctagtgttccttccagtttggacttttgaggattccttggacaccaaggtgttaaataagaagcatatactaaactcttaggagcccattctaatatttcctatggtgttatatgccaaatgactttatagcatctttaaccttttccttgttaatttgatgtcaattaaaatatccattctgaattgctattctcattaagttcctgggaccaaagtatcagttaacaagtattgttttgcagcagagacagacaagaggcatatttttctatgccaaaatgtcttaaatatagaatatgtcagtcctcaagaagacttatcaatatagtcataccatttctgaataaactggtcaattggtctacttttaacaagtttttgtaattagtcttttgtaaaacagcaagttgattgatatatccaaacatgatttaaactagctctgataaaatatcttaaacatcttatagccatttaaacaagagctgtcggagaacagcaaagctcgcctattcagaagaagttgttgttcaagtatttactatttaaacatggaaatatgacagattaacagactaaaaaaacctaaagggccccaaattggttgtattatcacgttcagcatccatacacattaggaaaataaaatcataaacatgtatgatgacttaagcttaaacaatagacaaaatagaaacttgctcaaaaactttaacgtgaaatatgacaaattaacagactcaaaaaacccctaaagggcccaaaattggttgtattatcacattcagcatccatacacattaggaaaataaaatcagaaacatttatgatgacttaagcttaaacaattgacgaaacagaagcttgctcaaaaactttaacgtgaaatgggacgccaacgctgacgccgacgccggggtgacaacattagctccccctattcttcgaataggcgagctaaaatcgtctggtctattttcatgttaagtatacattatgccaaaaagtaatcttctacattttattccaatatcaattgggtatcttgttagctcgccataaaccatgaattgttttatgcacttttttaacttgaggaaattacaaatgagtttttctacaatatttgtattttcaaatccccatacttctgatgagcataataaaactggcattacaagtgactaaaatattttcagtttaaaatcaacaggaagggatacattcttttgtttcttaaaaatagtagacactgatttaattgtttgttcagcagttttttttccttttctttaaaaacgctaccattaatgttaaaaaatatacatagatatgtatacccttcttgttgttgggccaatttacgttttgagaatattacaacttttatctttctgatatattagattataatttccatgtaatgcaataatgtaatgcaatattattcaaatccgtttaacatttgttgtagaacagtgtcatcgccatataaaatgataaaagtttgggatacatttcaatattatctgtaaataatttgtcaatagttgtcagacaattaacattctttttccgccagataagattccaagtcatcaaggtatattgaaaataggaaaggagatataaataaggtaccatactgtgcatgtatattttcaatgtaaattaacaatgtaagctgatcttgcagaattgccttacagcgttataataaatgcagttgtctcattgcattggatataattgatttaaggcagtttcatgtggcgaccgaaaaaggtaaaatcaccattttcagagtgatcagagaagattgatagtcaaggagggaaaacataagacaacctgtgttatgcaaattaatatctaatttattttgaataaagtatgccgaagatgatgattagtgtactattaacaataatcttaatatgttttctaaaaatatgaacaactaatgtcatattgtgttataaatttaatgttttatttattctttttatttcaagcatgtagatgtcatagaaaataaacaaataccaagtatatgcatattaaagtaaaattcacaaatcacaacactaatgtgtattgtatatatggaatgaagatgatgatggtaattatttggatcaaaaatgtttacaacattaaatgtattatatatatggaatttgaatatgatgatagtaattattttcatatcaaaacctattacagtattaagctaccacagttgaaaatgatttctttcattttgttcacacattttttctcctggactggttccaattgaaatgatacttgcatgtagacattctgtaaaacataagaaaacaataaatgtattaacagagaaattaccgaaaaggctaatatcatataattaaacttttttttatatataaataacaataccagtttagagtaaatattattgaaatttattttctgttgttctttagtcctcctgttctttagagttttgtccttcataaattgattgtaatacagcagttgtcatataatgtatctgataatgtgcacacagaagtataagtatatgcatatgcatgtgtgcatgggcacggtgataaatttattttgccgagtaaaaagttcaaagaactagtattgttcatactcaaagatgtaatcgcactaaaaacagtgatcgtgtaggcttttgtgtgattgcatttgtaaggggtgtatctctgaacgccaacatttttgatttagctgtagggtagtttgttgtgacagtggttatagtctttttcctaaaggcagacccaatgccacaggtaaatttacctatAAAAGTTACCTGTATTGATACTTATCtaagtgtatattgattaattttcatttcaataagtgttcatatttaatatcagatacatatatacataatatatgtttctgttaatatctatgaaaatataataatagaatctatgaatgaaattaaattaaattcacaatgattttatttcaagaattttaaagatttccttgatatatctaaaatctccggtataaatctcattagattttcaatagattgatactaaaatcaagcaaaattctttgaaacttatttcacatggaagtaactttaccattcagtaatatcaaagaaaaaatccaaaaaggaattatccaatttcaacttagtgtaacaccaatttgattaaaagtttgaaataatataatacttttgcctgttgaaacgtgatatatttccacaaggtcttccatttatgtctgttaagtgaccttatatacatatatagtacatgtacatgtaacatctgcgtaaataacctaccaaagagtaagtgaatttatgtcaaatatgatttccaaattttacttgtacttgactgacctttttaagttaacagaacatacaatatattttgaaagttgcattaggatgcatcatttatcataattatataattttcctgctttcttatcctaagatggtatttctagatcagcgtgatgttacattataatgtaaatgtacatgttcatttgtatatcattatagcaaaagagcaaccaataattaaactgttgtccgttaacagcgcagtaaaattatatatttttgtgcatgttagaaataacatataaatttctttcctatggttgaatttcggtcaaacattgttactagatacaaattggtatatgtactataatctttaaacagaaaaaattagaaaactgttaatttggtattctgagcactaaaagtttgcaacattttgagaattacaagaccttcaacatatggacttgaaataattttgccagtattgcaacattaacatctataatgtgtattaaaatgaatatagttaagaccctaagtaacagtcttcaatctcatttcatttagtatttttacattattaagtgacttctaaaaatatattttgtatcaaaaatacatatagagcattaaaccccaatgatatattattaccaatgtttataaaacatcatatatgtgtgtttgtgtcggcttcaatagattaccaacttaaactataatcaacaggtcaaaatttccgacaatattaatttaaacttttgtgatattgttttttctccactcattttctaaccaaatacttcacggtgtacgtctatgcgataagagaaatcatgcgcaactatgcacggtcacaagaaatgaaagttggctaagaatgtagccctactggaactcctatgtcaaaacagaatactgttacattagaatatacactgatcaagaaacctgtttttctgataaaattgagatatgatttgtaaaaaaatatttcacctggaactcaaaatgcatcgttcttaataatccacatgtagctccatattaattcttagcatattaaagcactgattatctttgattaataatttacgttgtatataatacggaatatattgaaggaatttttatccaaaacccaccaatgttacctatgatactgattgaaatacaggtaaatctcaagtgactttacaggtgaaaataaagacagcttatatgaaacagtatataattgccttcctattgtttcctaaaacaacacctacctgttgttgataaatatgttggcgttaagagaacacccctttgtaagactgtgccaggtggtagagattagttccgctcgagtgatcacacaatgcaagtgaaaatcgggagtatgtttatgtaagttttaattactaatctctgatgattgttgataaaatataactcaggataattgctaaacatttaaccgttttctccacgtttgttgtagattgaaacagctttttaagtgccgttctacggaagaattatgaagaagaaatcggcattttcatcgatctacaaatgaagtagtccaaaaaaatctcagttcgagttatacgaacattttatgtatgatttttgtcattcggaccaaaaatacttcgttcattacgtagtttactgaatacgtttatatatattatcagaacgtcaagctcctgtgggcctacatgtgatgaaagtggctaaaatgtttttagtgacaacctctatacgtgctttaatatgtatatataatctgataatgtatacatgtgcttataaaattatcgataattatggatgtggtaaatattcataccttattaactgccgtaagttggaaattacgccagcttggacatttagaaaatgttcatcgtctctcacgcgctatttgatcagtttaaaaggtttatcctaaattttcttagagttgtctttcttccattgtggatttacacgtacatgtggcataacgcagccgtgataaacaaatctccatttcgtcctgagatttatttgctcccgaactaatatgattcaaattacaaaaatcattattgtaaaaattttgatgtttgaggtgaaacattgatttcatttttccgttgcgggataattgtcactaatAGGTacaaaacgcgtggggcgaagcgaagcattttcgggacgaaacgtcttcatgcattgttaacaacattttcgggacggaaagtcgagatacattgtaaacaattcaagtgaaaattttccaacctaagatcatttggatagtgtatatggtaaggatatgaaagcagttatctacttctcctatttcaacattacagatacgcttatttcagtaactttcatattcaaaatttgctatttaaaattcccggtaaaatcaaagttgttgaatacactgccgttaggagcgctagtatctgcgagcaagttctaagccaatcatattgaggaaattgactgaaagagaattttgcaaccacgatcacaatggcgaggtgatcctCGCCAAAAACCCAAgatgtcggccatcttggtcaccgttcggtcccaaaatgtaatatgcaaaactaaggccctaggggaacctagaTATGAAATTAGAGagagatctcttcagtactttttgtgaaatagtggtaacaaacttcaactatcaaaatccaagatggcgacctgtCAGACATCTTGCTGACCAATCACTTCCAAAacgcaatatgtacaactaggcccctaggggaacctacatatgaaatttgagaatgattcctttagtagtttctgagaaattgtgatgacaaactttaactatcaaaatccaagatggtggcttggtggccattttgttgaccgatcggtcccaaaatccaatatgcacatctaggcccctaagggaacctgcatatcaaatttgagaatgatcccttgagtactgtctgagaaatagtgataacaaacttcaactatcgaaatccaagatggctgtctgtcaGCCATCTTATTGATCAATCAGTCCTAAAtatcaatatgcacaactagggccctaggggaatctacatatgaaatttaggaatgatcccttcagtactttctgagaaatagcaatgacaaattttcactatcaaaatccaagatggcggcttggcagccatcttgttgaccaatcacttcCAAAAGGCAATCCCttccaaaacgcaatatgcacatctagggccctaggggaacctacacatgaaatttgagaatgatcccttcagtactttctgagaaatggaGATggcaagaattgttaacggacggaaggacggacgaccaTGGACgaaaagcaatttgaatagcccaccatctgatgatggtgggctaaaaaattGACCAAACACGgacctgcagagacttcctttgaaaattacagAGAGAGTGCCAGTCGACTTCAAAGCAACAAAGTTAACCACAGTTCCGTTATACAATagatttgatgtacatcaaagtcAAGGATACTAAAAATTACCTATGTCGACATTGTtatctccagttttactatgagatagtccaggggtggatataatgtcagtgatagtaatccctggtgTATCGAGGATGAGAAATAAGGGTTAGATTATAAAACCATACCAGTGTCCTCATAgctcacaggtttcaagtttgCATTTTCTGATTGGTGTTCTTCTACCTCACTGCAAATAAATTGAAAGAATATTACAAGAATAATTCTTGTGAATGtaaattacagtcaaacctatctGTAAAGACTGCCCAAGGGACCAAAAATGGTCTCTATAGTCATGAACTTTTTACACAAAGGTTAAATTGTTGAAATGGACTATCTGAGTTCATGAGAAAGTGATCTTATTTCAAAAGAAgatagacagaaagacagaGAGGTGGTCTTAatgcaggtttgactgtgaagtgtaaatgaaattttagtaaacgatatcaagccttcatgaaaatgaattaattaattatttaacaatGCGGTTGTCCAAAGCAAATGTACGatacaattatacatacattgtatgcgactctaaatcgcaaaattaaatcACATTGAGAAAGTCCTTAAAGACATCATATGATATGATATCAATTTTGCAAAGTTTTGAAACTTTACATGCCTTGCCAGCATATCAATACATTATTATTAGTATGCTAACCGAAACGTGAAAAATTACTTAAGACTTTGTTGGctgttgaaatattgataccTACTGGTCCAACATCTGGGATAATTTCTTGGCTACAAATGCTTTGAACTCTGGTGTTGTATTCAGGTCATTTTTCTCTTCATGCTCTGCTGTCTGAGATGGTCTACAACAAACCTGtcttatattaatatatgtaacatatatatgtttttccTGTTAATttcgagttttttttttttttgtggtttcaaacaaacaaaacaattccACAAGGATAGTCAGTTTACCTCTTTGATGGTAAATTTGGTATGGGCCGTTCCCTGTGCTTAGCTGACTGAATGcctaaaacagaaaaaaacaaactttttttgttatgtaaaagaaataCAATAGAGAACTATAAAGTATTGAtatcttcagttttaatttaataaatattttcatttactaATTTTTTGTTGAGGCCTTCAGAACAGAGAAGCTTGGGATGAATACCACTTTACTTGAAATGACAGAAATTAATTCAAGTAAGGAAACTGGTTAATGAATATGTTTCAATGACAAGAGCCATGAAATGTTGGAaatggttaaagatgctccaccgctgacaaatggtattttttcactatcaaaaacaggagcagacgatttagtatttttcttcagttacaaaagttacttactttacacgaTAACAACccatgaaaagtttgagcttctatttttacttcaagttaaaaacatgaaaataataaattgcatcccgaaaaaattctgtggcactatattctaaatggaatgaagtactgattgcacatgcacgcCACCacaggcgaaataaattattttacattattttttgtgtgttaatttgGCATATTtctacacgattaaacaccaaatattgttcaaatgatgaatatcatttctactctgtcggcggtggagcatctttaaagagtaagtttttttttttaaatatgggtcaaaggtcaaaattcAGGACAGTGGTAAATATATTGGTCATTTCAAAAATTCACTGGCATCACACGCATTAATCAAGCGAAAAGTCTATTATTGCAGAAAAATATTTCAGTACTTTAGAGGGACCTTATTACAGTTAAATGTTCGACGGGAGGTAACTCGTATAAAAAACAACTTATGTGTATTCCAGCAGTAAAATCATATATGCCTACAACCTTCATACAGTACAGAATACGATTTATACTATGGTACTTTAAAAGTCGTATAagcatgtacatataattttcATGAAGAAGAAGAACACGAATAAATGCTTGTGCCCCATGCTGTAACTTGCTGTTCTTAGTCTCTACTGTCTTCTACTGTTCCATAAAATACTGCGACAATGACAGTGAAAAGTAAGTTACCGGTAGGTTCCTCTTTCGACTTTGTTGGTTTAACGATAGTTGTTACGTCTACGGCAGCATCTAACAAACGTTGGCGCTGATTTTCATCCTCAACCGAGCTGTCGGATTCGGAATCGGAGGCCatgtttgtaatgatttttaaaactttCGGATTGAACTTCCGGTCATTAATAATGCGGAACGTATCGACATAAACGTACAGTATCCAGATGCCTTTTGACGCCGTTTGTGACAGTTCAAAGATGGGCTCCTGTATACGAAATCGATCCCGTAAGAAATTTAGCGTAAGTCTGATGTGATTTTGCTATTTGTTTCAAATTACGATTAAAAGCATGGCATTGGTGGAGAACGTCAAAACCTTTGGTAATTGTAGAATGGTTTAATctaaaaatagcatatttaattCTGCTTCGTTCCAATGGTTGATTTCAAGTCAATAAATGATTAAATCGTATTGGATAACACATGAAactgtgtacatgtgtattcaTTTACGAGAGGTGCGCGGTTCAAAAACAAAGTGGTTATATTTAGACTTATTCAATCACTACAtgagtttaaagatgctccaccgctgacaaatggtattttttcactatcaaaaatatgagcagacgatttagtatttttcttcagttaaaaaagttacttactttacaccattaccaccattgaaaagtttaagcttctaattttactttaagttaaaatataaaaaataattaattgcatcccgaaaaaattccatgtcactatatcctatatggaatgaaatactgattgcttatgcaccaaaggcaaaataaattatttcattacattttttgtgctaattagacatacatacacacgattaaacaccaattactgttcaaatgatgaatatcatttatgctctgtcggcggtggagcatctttacaaTGATCTCAAAGTTGTTTGCAGAATTTTCAGCGGGTAGGTAAATGTAAAAACGTAAGAGAAGATTTTGAAAAAGAATAATAcgtgtaaaataattatgttacaCGAATAcggttggtagtagactaaaggttacacattgtgcacacggtgtgaactacgagtggacacggagtgcacgaggtttagactacaggtagacacggagtgcacaagatttagactacaggtggacatcgtgtgtCCACtgcaggtggacatcgtgtacAGGTAATATATCCAGTACATTCAGACCACAGAAAGACTAGATAGATGTGTTAGAAGATATgagaaaagatatatttattctGTAGTCTATATAGACTTTGACAGATACTAgtatttattgcgatcagaaacgtAATATTCTACACATGAAAGTGCCGTTAATaactggaaatcattcgcactgtaatgtttattcgaattgatacatataaagtaaaatgtatcagtacattatcatacaatttaatttataaaaggGGACATTTAATAGAAGTTACAGTTAAAGAGACAATTAACTCAagctaattattttacataaccaagaagccaaatatagcataaatgtattgttctacatttcttatgaaacatataacgtaaaacattgacaaattcctcaacattgttaagtattttaattaatatcgttgaaatatcaaatcgttgttcaatacgattaagcaggtactatatggacgctgtacccatacccgagccaaagtcacgcacgttaaacaaatgaactacataaccactaaatgattttttggcaagacaattcacataataaggtaaacacactactgtcagagcgattagagcagttctagacaaaagttgcattactctacgagcacgggatagggttcggcatacaagaaatttgaccacagtgtgtaatggcggacagcgagagagttggaacatttcacacacatgtcaccaccatgggcttttcaggcatatcacagtaaaaccgactgatctaattaccattagaactgggtttttttttatatatgtacaaattttaatgttttcttagactgaattgcccctttaatataaaagcaaattaactgcgtacagGTCCTTACGGTAAACCACTGCTGTTATGTCTCATCAACccgcattttcccagtaaaaaaCTGTTTTTCTTAGCTTATGTTATACAGttaaaacattgattttttttatctaataaatcttACTTTGGATAGTTTGAACCCAGGACATAGATGAAATTCTTATTCGAACACATAAAGTAATGAACTTACGTGAAGTCAGAGATTTTCAGTGATGGCAAATCGTCGCCCAAGAgataactatgtatgtatggaatatagttttcaaaACGGCAAGGTGCGTGAAATAGTGTatacggaatggtttggtatataaggcttgataaatgcgtcattggataaaatttagaatggcgaaagtacgagtttcatagcgattacggtattagagatcATGCGCcgtttctctagaacacacctgaaacCCCAAGCCACTGACCCCGATTcaggacccctgacctgtgacgtcacgaggacaacgggatcGACTCTACTCGCATAAGTTAGAGTGGCGATATtcggtgtctgccatctaatatgAACCATCCGTTTGTAAAAatcgattttgaagacacaaatacctgtgtacatgtcagatacctatttaatattatcctcaatcacagatatgagttttgGATATGCATGGAAATAGGGATTTATGCC
The Argopecten irradians isolate NY chromosome 9, Ai_NY, whole genome shotgun sequence DNA segment above includes these coding regions:
- the LOC138331952 gene encoding protein CUSTOS-like → MASDSESDSSVEDENQRQRLLDAAVDVTTIVKPTKSKEEPTGIQSAKHRERPIPNLPSKRPSQTAEHEEKNDLNTTPEFKAFVAKKLSQMLDHEVEEHQSENANLKPVSYEDTGIRLCVGSSHRLKTDCNPEDIPIQRKQVQKKRAPESSSDCSSEDERLAAAAVSHDFIIKQSKVSIGSQDNQSTVIKATTVNILQNGKDLESNLEAKVCDQTASKGCIQESVSKSKHKKKKKKKKAEN